In Candidatus Syntrophosphaera sp., the genomic stretch CAGACCCACCTTGGCCCCGTAATCCTCCACCAGCTTGAGTTCCTCAGCAGGAGCATCGCCGGCGAGGGCGCCAAAGCGCAGGCACAGCTTGATCAGCCTGGCGGTCTTGTTCTCGTGGATATAATCGATCGTTTTCCTGTCGACTTTTTTGCCTTCGGATTCGATGTCCACCATCTGGCCGGCTATCAGGCCCCGGATCCCGCACTGCTCGGCCATTTCCCGGATGAATTGCAGGCGCAGCTCAGCCTTGATTTCGGCATGGGTGATGAGCTCAAAGGCGCTGATCAGAAGGGCGTCGCCGGCCAGCAGGGCCTCGCCTTCGCCAAAGAGGGCGTGGCAGGATTTCTTGCCGCGGCGGTATTCGTCGTTGTCGATATCCGGCATGTCGTCGTGGATCAGGGAAAAGGTGTGCAGCATCTCGATCGCGGCGGCCACGGGCGTGATCGCCTCCACATTGTCCTTGTACATCTGATAGGCGATCATGGTGAGATAGGGCCGCAGCCTTTTCCCTCCGGCGAAAACGCTGTAGCGCAGAGCTTTGTGGATGTTTTTCGGATATTCGTCCTTGCGGGGGAGGTAGCGGTCGAGAATGATGTTGACCAGCTCCTGCTTCTCTTTCATGTCCTTTTTGAGGCGCACTTTTCTATCCATTTTCGCCCTCGTTTTCCTCGGCCTGCTTGATCCGGGCGTTGAGCATCCTGATCTTGGTTTCCGCCCCCTCCAGGTTTTTCTGGCAAAGGTGCAGATAGCCGATCCCTTCTTCATAGAGGGCGATCATTTCATCCAGGCTAAGTTGTTCCCTGGTCATCTTTTCCACAACTCCTTCCAGGGCCTGGATGGCCTTTTCAAAGCTGAGCAATTCGCTTTCCCGAGCTTCGTTCATACTTGTTCTCCCAAAGTTATGACGTAATTCTAACCTTTATAAATTAGCAGATAAATCTTGTCAATCCTTATTTCGCCAGAATCGCCAGAACCTGTCCGGAAATCAGCTTTATCCGCGCTTCCGGAGCGATGATCCGGTTGCTGAGCCCGCGGGTCTGGTCTTCAGCCATGGCCAGGTCTTGCAGGGAATAATCCAGCCCCTCAGAATCCCGGAACAATGCCTTGCCCCTCCAGGCGAAAAGCGAGATGACGCAGCCCTGACAGCCCTCCAGCGAAGTGTTCTCCTCCAGCCAGAAAAGGCGCTGCCGTTCTGATTCGATGCTGGCCTCCACCCCTCTCTGCCGCGCCAGGGATAGGTTTTGCACCAGAGCCAGGGCATGGTCGAATCGTCCCTCCAGGTCGTTGCAGATCACGATCTCTCCCGCTTCCTGCTCCAGGCACCAGAGAATGGCAAGTTCCGTGTCGCTCTCGTTCTTGCGGCTCGGATAGGCCAGTTGGCAGGTGCGTGAATACCTCTTCAGCAGAGCCGGGGAAACGGAATCCATGTCCCCGATGATCAGAGAGGGCTTGAGCCCCAACCGGTCCACGCGCTCCAAACCGCCATCCACTGCCACCAACAGGTCCGCGCCAGGGTCGATGGACGCGTAGCTGGAAAAGATCTCCTCCGGGCTGCGGGCCGTGAACAGCCAGGCTTTTTTTCGCGATATCCTCATCTGGCGGCGTAGGTGTTGGTGTCGATGCGGTTCAAATAGACCGTGGGATTGAGCTGCCTGCCGTTGCGGGAGACCGCGTAGTGCAGGTGTGGACCAGTCGAAAGCCCCGTGTTGCCCATCAGGCCGATGATCTGGCCCTTGCAGACCAAATCCCCGGGGCGCACCTTGAAGCTGTAGAGATGCCCGTAGAGGGTCTGATAGCCGTCGGTATGCTCAATGGTGATCATCTTGCCATAGCCGTTGACATTCTGCGCTCGGGAGACGATCCCATCCGCCGTGGCGTAGATCGGAGTGCCGACCCTGTTGGCGATGTCCAGTCCGTAGTGATACTCGAATTCCAGGGTGATGGGATGGTAGCGGTGTCCCCAGCCGTCAGTGAGCTGGCCAAAAGTGGGATGGATCGCCGGAATACCGTCGCCATGGGTGTCGAACTCCTCCGGCAGTATGAAGGAAAGGCCCACGTCGCTTGATCCGAATTCCACCTGCTGCTTCAGGGTCGCCAGCTTCAGCTCGATCGAATCAAGCTTCCTGCCCAGGCCGGGATTGACCTGCAGCCGGTTCGGAGCCAGGGGGTCCTGCTTTCCGAAATGGGGATAGGCGGTGGCCGCCTCTTTTCTATACACGCCCAGCGTGTCCAGCCGGACGTTGATGGAATCGAGCTCCGTCTCATAGAGGTCCAGCTTTTCGCGCAAATAGTCGTTTTCAGTCTCCAGCCTCCGCAGCCGGGAGCTAAGCTCGGAGTTCTGCCCCTGAAAGGCGAAAAAGCCCAAAAGCGCCAGCCCCAGAACCAAGAGCAGAACGAGCAGAATCAGGACCCAGGGGCGAAAAGCCACGCTGTGCTTGATCCCCATGTTGTCCAGGATCAGCTTGATCCGCCGGTCCGGATAGGTCTCCGGCTCCAGCTCTGGCAAGAATCGTTCTTCTTTCATCTAAGGCGCTTGGTTCCCATCTTTATTGTAATGTTTAAGGTTTTTTATGCAAAAAACAGCCCAGTTGGAGGAATATTAATGGTGATTGATCCTGGCTTGAGGCTGAAAGTGGCATCCCGTAGGGGAATCGAACCCCTGTTGCGTGACTGAGAATCACGAGTCCTAGGCCACTAGACGAACGGGACACGCTATAATTGGCTCCGGGCAACAATTGGCGACCCCTAGGGGAATCGAACCCCTCTTACAAGAATGAAAATCTTGTGTCCTAACCGATAGACGAAGGGGTCGCAATATGGTGATCCAGGTTGGACTCGAACCAACGACTCTCTGCTTAAAAGGCAGATACTCTACCACTGAGTTACTGGACCAAATTTTCCCGAAGTTTTTTTCCAAAGATTTTGCGGCCCTTCTCCTGTCAAGCGATTTTTCCCTGCAACGATTCCCTGATGAGCTATTTCACCAGGATCTACGACGGCTACTTCTACAAATTCTGCATCATCATCACCGTCTTCGACGCCTGGGACCGGCTCAAATTCGCCATTCCCAAAGGAAGCGTCGACAGCGTCATGGCCGAACTGGAAGTCAGCGCCGAAACCACCCGCCAGGCCCTCTACCTCTGCGATTTCTACTTCGCCAACACCATCCCCTTCCTGGAGATCGTGGATGAACAGGACAAACTCGCCGGGGAACGCAAACTGGTGGAGATCCTGATCCAGAAATACAACGGAAAAGCCCGGCACACGGACCTGATGAACATGTCCCACATGCGCAAGCGGGAATTCCGCGATGCCATCGAGTCCCTGCTGGAACGCGAGGCCATAAGCGTGGAAACGTCGTTGTCCAGGAATAACAAACCGGCCAAACTATACGTACTGGATCAGGAGATCCTGAACTCATGGCAACAACCAGGCGGGGAAACCTGATAACCCTGGCAATGGATGGGGCAGGCAGCG encodes the following:
- a CDS encoding M23 family metallopeptidase; the protein is MKEERFLPELEPETYPDRRIKLILDNMGIKHSVAFRPWVLILLVLLLVLGLALLGFFAFQGQNSELSSRLRRLETENDYLREKLDLYETELDSINVRLDTLGVYRKEAATAYPHFGKQDPLAPNRLQVNPGLGRKLDSIELKLATLKQQVEFGSSDVGLSFILPEEFDTHGDGIPAIHPTFGQLTDGWGHRYHPITLEFEYHYGLDIANRVGTPIYATADGIVSRAQNVNGYGKMITIEHTDGYQTLYGHLYSFKVRPGDLVCKGQIIGLMGNTGLSTGPHLHYAVSRNGRQLNPTVYLNRIDTNTYAAR
- a CDS encoding thiamine diphosphokinase, which produces MRISRKKAWLFTARSPEEIFSSYASIDPGADLLVAVDGGLERVDRLGLKPSLIIGDMDSVSPALLKRYSRTCQLAYPSRKNESDTELAILWCLEQEAGEIVICNDLEGRFDHALALVQNLSLARQRGVEASIESERQRLFWLEENTSLEGCQGCVISLFAWRGKALFRDSEGLDYSLQDLAMAEDQTRGLSNRIIAPEARIKLISGQVLAILAK
- a CDS encoding polyprenyl synthetase family protein is translated as MDRKVRLKKDMKEKQELVNIILDRYLPRKDEYPKNIHKALRYSVFAGGKRLRPYLTMIAYQMYKDNVEAITPVAAAIEMLHTFSLIHDDMPDIDNDEYRRGKKSCHALFGEGEALLAGDALLISAFELITHAEIKAELRLQFIREMAEQCGIRGLIAGQMVDIESEGKKVDRKTIDYIHENKTARLIKLCLRFGALAGDAPAEELKLVEDYGAKVGLAFQIVDDLLDIEGDPDEMGKTVGKDAHVQKATYPSVYGIAESKRKAQELIAQARESISALGEKALLLDIVAEYLLNRKS
- the xseB gene encoding exodeoxyribonuclease VII small subunit — protein: MNEARESELLSFEKAIQALEGVVEKMTREQLSLDEMIALYEEGIGYLHLCQKNLEGAETKIRMLNARIKQAEENEGENG